The DNA region AGGAATCCAGTGGAATCCTATGGTTACTCAGAGATACCTAGAAGCTCCAGTGGAATGAGAATAGCCAGACCTCCCCAGGGACCAATAATTATTTACATGTCTTCTGCTCCAGCACAACTGGAGATGACAAATGCCCACAGAACCCAACTCCTCAGGGAAGGCAGTAAGGCCAGGGTAGAAGAGTCAAGCCCAAGGATTTGAGGGTTGAGGAGGAAGCAGAAGGAAATAAACAGATGGACTCAGAGGCAAGGAGACCAATCCTGTATTTCCATTCCCTGGAATTCAGGTCCCCAGGTGGGCTTTGAATCTCCAGCTGCATACCCCTTCAACATCAGGGCTGAGGCTCAGCTCCCCTCTCAGCTTACTTGAACTGGAAATCAGATCAGATTTGGGAATGTGGGCTTAGTCTTAGAAGCAGATATAACTGGGACACAGCCTTGGCGAAGACAGAAAAGCCAcataggaaagagaaagagaccctGGATGATGGAAGTGAGCACTGGGAATCTGATGGCAGGGAGGAGACAAGGAGAGGAGAAGATTGAGGGAGGAGATCTGATGGATTACAAGAAGCAAGGGAAGCACCCCTGCTTGTCCCCACCTTCCCACCTACCACCATAAGTGCTAAATACTGTTGCTTCCCAATAGGGACAAAAGTGGAAAGTTTCAGCTCATAACCCTGCAGAGGGCGCCAGGCTCCCTGCTTTGCCTCCCCCTGCCCCATAAGGAGTCCCTGGGTCAGGGTCAGAGGGGGCAGCCTGGTGAGGGTGGGGGGGCTGGTTTAGTTCTAAACATACAGCTAGCACCACAACAAGAGACCTTCACTGCAACTATTTCACAAGGGGACATAGACACAGCTACCACTGCACGGGACAGCTCCACGTGCAACCCACAGCTCTTAAAGATCTAAGAGCAGGAACCAAAAAGTGGGGGCAGGGAatagacatatacatatatatatatatataactctgATTCTTTGTACAAAGTtcgggaggaggagaaaagggaaggggaaacCCTGCTTGGTTACCACAACAGATGTTGTAGCTTGAGCCCCCTGTCCCACTggcccccagccctgcctcctgtAGACTTGGCTGGCTCACATCTCATTGGAGTATGTATAGTTAGGGGTGGCGGAATACTGAGTCTGCGGCTGATTCATGGCACCCTGGGCTGCCCCCATGGCTGCATTCTGGGCTGCCTGCTGCACATGTGGGTTCTTCCATGCCCCTGTGGTCCATTCCTCCTGAGCTTTGCTGAAACTTCCCCCACTTCCCCGATAGAATTTATGAACCTGTAGAAGAAGGATAAGGAAGAGTTAATCCAAAGAGGCAGCCTATCCAGGAAACAGATGGGATCCACATGTAAAAACCAGTCCTCCCTCCTGGCCCATGCACTGTGCACCAGTAGGAAAGTCTAGCAGGTAATTCCAGAGTGAGTTAACTTGGAAAACCTCTGGCTCCTCTTGTAATTTGGagaaaggattgtttcagatcaTAGTCCCTTCCCAAACCCACCCTCTCACCTTTGAGGTGGCCACATACCATGCTGAGGGCGATGAAGGAAAAGACAGCCACAACTGTGAACATGATGGTGGGAATGAGCATCACCACTGCTGAGCCAATGTTTGTCCCGAAGTAGGAGATGGTGGCGATCCAGCCACTGTAAGAAAAGGCCAGCTGTGGGGCTATGCAGGCAGAAGGAGTCGTACCCAGATACATCCCACTGGGGCAGGGAGCCATTCCATTGCCACAGGGAGGAACTACATcattggatgcagaaggattatctTACTGATACCCAAGGGCCTGTATCAGTGGCTCAGGAAGACCCCTTCCTTAGGGATCAGATGCAAGGCTTCCTTCCCTAAGGTTTTCCCACAATGCTAGACACTTCCCAGCTGCCCAGAAACCACTGCCCAATTCTCCTTCCCTAATTCACTGGTGGTGGCTACTACACTGTCCTGAATCCTTTCACTCTTCCAATAACTAGTCACCCACAGTGTTCTCACAGTCTAGGCAGTTTAGCACACAGAGGTAAGCAAAGGAAACACCCAAGGTGTCATTCCTACCAGCCCCAAGCCAGTCCCCTGCCTCTTACCAGACGCCCCAGCCTGGGATGCCCACAGCCTGGATGATGCTGATGACCAGTTGGGCCGTGAAGGTGAAGAAGAATGCCATGAAGCTGAAAGAGCTGTCGGTCCTGCATCAGAGAAGATGGCCTAAGCAAACAGCCAGGGTTTCCCTGCCTTCAAGGACCCTAAGACTTTTTAAGTTGAAGTGAATGCATAATGGAGGCCTTAATCTGGCCTTAATTGAGAGACCAGAATGGGATACCCTTTATCCATAAATCTTTTAATGTTTCCATGGGTTTGACCTGTGTATGCAACATTTACACAGGGAGGGGATCTCCTCATAAATAGACCAACCACTGGCACATGGAAGGATGGCCCCATTGGCATAGAATTAGATGGCTTCATTGGGGCAGAAGCAAGCAGCCCCACTCTCAAGGGTAGCCACATTGGCACTAAAACATACTGGTACATGGATGGATGGTCCCATAGGCCCAGAGTCAGAAAATTCCACTGGTACTGAATGGACACCTTATTGGCATGAAGACAACTAGCTGGCAGATAGACAGATGGACTaataattgacaaaaaaaaaaaaaaaattaaggtccCATTAGGATAGTCTATGGACATCAAGACAAATAGCCTTGTTGGTATGTTCCATTGGCACAAAGGTTGAAATCCTATTTGGCACTAAATGGGCACTCACAGGATCAAGACAGTCAATGCCACTGACACATGGATAAGTGCTCCCTTTGGTACAGAGTCAGATGACTTCATTTGCACATGAATAGTACCAATGGTTGATAGATAGCTGTTTCCATTGGCACATTGTTAAATGGTCTTCTTATCACCAATCAAGGATGGGCAGCTCCACCAAGAAAGGTGATGGGAGAAGATAGAAATAGatctggtctctgtgtcctccactCCCAAAGACAGAGTGGAAGGGAAAGAACTAACAGGAAGGTTCTCCCAGCCATCTCACCCCAGCCTGGAGCTTCCAGGAAGCTCAAGCCCCACAACAATCTGAGGCAATGGTGAACAAGGGAAAGTGATATTGGGGGAGGTAGGGTGAtggcagagagagaagatgtagaaaagaaaaaaagggagtggACAAATAGGGCTAGGAGCTAGGGTCAGTGCCAACCACTTACTTGAAGGCCTTGTAAATGGGCCGAAACCAGCAGACGTAGGAGCAGGGTGTGAAGAGGATGAGCCAGAGAAAGGCGAGGCCAAAGTTGGTGGCTCCCCCGCCTCCGATCAGCCACGCAAGACAGCCCACCAGGTTCACGGCCAGTGTGATGCTGTTCACTGCAGACCCAggagcacatgcacacacagagacagacatcAACATGCACACGTGCATCCAAGACCATTCAGAGATACGTGAGCACCCAAACATGGATAACACATACCCAGAACTCAACACAGACCCATAAACACATGCCAGTAGCACAAACAGAGAGATGTAGACACACACggatatacacatacaaaaacaaaccacatTTATAGATTCACACCCACACAGAAGACCCACAACCCATATCAAtgaatacatacacacagacacataagacacacaaacatatacagaGGAGTACAGACTATAAGAAAAAAGTTGGAAGCTTTGACCAAACCCTTCCCTATACCCACTTCTGGGAATCTGAGAAATCCAGAGAACAAAGAGTCTCCAGAACAGGAACCCAGAGTTTCTGCCCATCAAGCCCCTTTTAAGGGCCCCCAAGCCTCAGGGTGGTAGAAATGTTCTTCTTGTAAGAAAGGTCTttggactagggatatagctcagtggtagaacatgtgcctAAAATGTACCAGGCCCTACATAtgaatcccagcaccacaaaacagaaAGGCTTCAGTCCCTGATCCTCCCAGACCTGCAGCAGTCACTAAGCCCAAGGCATCTTATACCTTCACTTGCAAGGTAGGGGcatgaaaaagcaaaagcaaaaggcTTTGTGGAAACATCTCTCCAAGTCACTGTGACATCTCCCCTGCACTTAAATGGGATATGCAGTGATATTGGGATCTCAGTCTTTAATCAATTTCATAGACAGCTATCAAGCTTCCTCCTCCAAGAAGCCTTCCTTACTTATCTCTCACCCCTCTGACCTCCTGCAGACCTGAGATGCTCTCATAGTCCCCCAAATACAAACCATCAGACTAGATGCTCCCCAAGATAGATCCAGGCTTTCCCTCCTCTGTCTCCACTTCATCTAGCTGAGCCTAGGAATCACAGTATTATAGGGTCACAGCCAACAGGTGCCTCAAAGActccttacttaaaaaaaaaaaaaaaatcaatgctggTACTCTCACACACCTCGGTTTTCTGACATCAGGGTGCTCCCTTCCTGGAACACTGAACTGAATCTACAAGATCTACTGAATAGACAAAGCAAGGGCCGCTCAATCTTGGCCTCAAACAGCCAGGCATCTGTGGTTCTGAATAGAATCCTTCCACATCTCAGGCTTATATATATTTCCTCAGGACCCAAGCATCTAGCAGGCACCTAATAAGGACTTAAGGAGATATTTATAGCCCTTAAATCCAGCTTCTGGATGAGATCTCCCCAGGAGTGGAGTTCCACGAAGCCAGGGTCACACAGTGCTTCCCAAATCTGATCTGGCCTGACAACTCTGTCACTTGTATGCAGGTATGACCATCTCAGAGCCCCTCATAACAAGTATGGACACTTTTTCCAATGTATTCCAGCTGTCCTACTACCATCCTTGTTCATGCTACACAATTTCCTGGAGCCTTAATattcttactgattttatttgctttttacatAGAAAAGGTACTAAccaggctggagctggggctcagtggtaaagcatttgcctagcacgtgtgaggcactgggtttgatacttagcatcacataaataaataaaataaaggtattgtgtccatctacaactaaacaatatatataaaaaagaaaagacagtaacCATTTATCATATTGGTTGACATCTCTCTTTCCAATCATACCCCTCTCTAGCTTATTTGCTCTAGTGCTCTGCTACAATTATTCTACTCCCTCTTTGGAATGGACATCCTTTCTCTACCCATGAGTTTTACTATCTTCACTCCTCTCTTCATCCAGTATAAAGTTCATAATTCATTACACTCCCCTGCCCTGTCTTCTGGTCACACTCATTCTGGATGACTATTTGCACCTGAGCTGAAAGTCCTtggtgggtatgtgtgtgttgggggcagAAAAGCCTAGCAGGACTAAAATTCATAGCAGGTAACCTCAAATGGACCTTTTACATGACCCAGAAATCTTAGGGGCCAGGTTTCTTTAGCAGGTATCCTGACCCTCTGCCACAAACTTGCTCTCATTCTGGACTCATCTATCCGAAAGTTCCCGCCCCTGTGCCTACATCATATCTGATGGAAAGGAATGGAAGCCAAGAGAGGTAactcctcatttttttctcaacatCTACAGATCTACCCACAGCTGCCCCATCCCTTCCTTCTCTCATGTTACAGGGAGGGAACTCCTTTGAGCAGATCCCTTCTCTACCCAAAGGACAAGCCAGGCCTTGAAACTTGGCTTATCGCGTAACCatctattctttgttttctttttaatttttttgtttgtttatttgtttttttaatgagttctcactaagttgctcaggctgatcttgaacttgcaggCTCAAACAATCCTTCCTGAGTAGATGAGACAATAGGTATGCACCCAACTCTGACCCTTTACTCTTTCTACCATCCCATGAAGGCTCTGCTGTAAAGCCAGCATTCTTACCCACCTTCTTGGCAAAATCAATCATCTACCTATTTGTGCAGGCCTAATTCAAGGGAAAGTCAAATATGACAGATCACAACTGTGGTGTCTGGGGCTCCCTGAGGATGGTACCTTGCATAGGACCAGCAGCCTGCCCTCTCCTCATGTGCCAAAGCAGTGCCTTCAAACCAACCTGGGCACAGCCAAGTCCCATTCCCCTTTGATGACACCTTTCTCTTCAACTTGCCACAGATCATCAGAAGTGGGGGACTTTAGACTCTCAGCCTCAAAACCTTGCAACATTAGAACTCTATACTCCTAGAAATATAAACCACACAGCTACATGGAACCATAGCAATTACTAAACCAATTCTCTTTCTACAAATGGGGAATCTGCCTCTTGGGAAGTGAAGCCATGAAACAAACTGGATCCATGTCTCCCAACTCACAGTTGAATGCTTTTCTCTTTGAGCAATCTCCTtgagaaagcaagaaaaatgagGCTTTGAGGGAAGAATTCTCTTCCAAATCCAGAATCCTCAGGTTACCAGAGTTCCCTGTAAAGCTACTCAAgtggaaaggggaagggaagcaAAACAAGAGGAATTAGACTGAAAAAAAGAGAACTCTAACCCAAGGCTCTATAAATGAAagatgggggagggaaggaagaaaagaaaggcctcaatggaggaaactgaggttcagttCAGGAATTAGTCTATGAAAGGAGCCTGCTGGAAGCCAGGGGAAAGACTTCCTGGTCTACTCAGAGGCCACACATGGGACTGAAGGACAGCCAGGCCTGTGGGCTCCCTACCCCAATGCCCAGCCCCCCCAgttttccttcctccccacccaccctggcCCACTCCATCCCCACAGTACTCACACATCCAGAGGTAATAGAGGCGCTTAGTCATGCTGAGATGCTGGGGAGGGATGTCTGCCTCGAAGTCTTGGTAGAAACATGGCTTCAGTGGGATGAACTTGGGCAATGGTGGGAAGTTGTTCACTTTCTCTGTGGGTGAGGCACACCATATGGCATCATCTATGTTTCCCTTCCCTACAGTCCAATATGCCACTCCCCTCCCTGGCCAAATTACCTGCTCAGCCCCTGGGGCCACTGGCTGCTTTGCTAATCCCACCCAGGTATCCCTACTTCCCAGGTCTGCCAAGATGATCCCAATGTAACCAAAGGTCCTGAGATGACGTCCctcagaagaataaaaaataaagactattcaCTGGGTGAGACACACTTCTCAGTGGGAAGCCAGTTCCAAGCAGAGGAAACAGGATAGGTGAGAGTGAAGAGATGTGAGTCCCAGCCTCCATCCCAACACTCATTCATTTAAATCACTGCccctgggggctggagatgtggctcaagcggtagcgcgctcgcctggcatgcgtgcggcccgggttcgatcctcagcaccacataccaacaaagatgttgtgtccgccgagaactaaaaaataaatattaaaaaattctctctctctctctctctctctgtcctctctcactctaacaaaataaataaataaataaataaataaataaataaataaataaataaatcactgcCCCTCTCCAGAATCCAGTTTGTCCAGTGGTGTTACACGGTCCCTAAAGTTTCCTCTAGCTGGCACTCTGTACCTAGAAGCCTTCAAAAATCTGACACTCAGAAACCAGAAAGAAGAGGTCTCAGAGTATTAGAAAAGAACAGTGACAGAGGGGAAGGGGGCTGGGCCAGCCAAGCTGCTAATCAGTCAATGGGTCAGCCAGACAGGGAAATTAAGATGCTCAATCCCCAGGATCAGAGAGATCTGACAGAGGACTAGACAGCTGACTAGCCCTCAGATAGGTTCTCAGATAGGCTTTAGTGGGGAGAGTAAGAAATACCTGGGACAAGAAGACAGAAAGAGCCTGACCTCCAAAGACTAGAGGAAATAACGTGACAAGGAACATCTTTTGTTCACTCAATCTATCCACCCAGCCCATCCCTCTACTTACCTGCCATGTTGGTACCAGTTGGCCCAGAGGCCTGCCCACAACTCTTTGTCCTGAACTGAAAGGAAAAAGCCAGAAAAGGGTGAGATTCCGGGACCCACCCAACCTAGTACCTTTCTAAGCCCCAGCTGGGCTGCAGTCTCCTAGAGACAGACCTGGCTCATTCCCACAGTGGAAAAAACCCAGTGGAGTCAACTCCCCACTTCACAGAGCCACCATTCACCAGCCACATCCTTCCAGCTACTCCTACCCTTTGCCTCAAGGTACAAAGTTTCTCTTGATTCCTTTCAGGGAGGGGACCTCATGCAAGGAAAGCCAAGTGACAGTGAAGACTCAAGGGACCAAAGACCTCAGAAAGAGGAAACTGTTCCTTGATCCTAAACACAGGATGAGatgtcctccctcctccctgtagCCTTCAGTCATTTGTTCACTTATTGATACTTAGCTGCCAGGCACCAAGCAGAGTGTGAGCAGAACAGATGTGGTCCCTGCCCTCCATATGAAATAGTCAATAACCCTGCCACTAATTATGCAGGCAAGAAGGGCTGCTCTGAAAACATCATAGCATCTATCAAGGTGATCTAACCTGATCTTGAGAATcagggaaataaaatataagcagtAATCAAACACCTGGAGAATGAAGAGGAGTTACCCAGAGCAGGGCAGTCTTTGAGGTAGGCAGAGGGGAAGAATCCCACAGACACTCATGTGTGAAGAAGCTTCATATTTGTAAGGGAATGAAAGTTGCTGTGGTCAAAGCAAAGAGTAAAAATGTGGAGGGAGCAGCAGATGAGGCTGGAGGCAAGTGTGAAGGGATTTTAAGGTGCCTGGGGAAGTAGGAGAACAGTGTGAGAAGAGGCCTGGGGTCCAGGGCAGACAAGAAAACTGAATTATGGACATACGTGGTTTGCAGCATTGGGAGACACCCAGCAGGGCTTCTTGCTGACATGTGGTTGGGACTTGAGCAGGAGGCCTGGCTAGGATACACATTAAGTAATCATTGTTGAGTTAAGGCCAAGGAAGCTAGTGAGCCCTAGATAACTGCTGGAATAGTAACTTTGGTGGACACACCTGTAACGAAAAGCAGAAATGTTACAAGTCCTAAGGCAATGTAACATGTCTATGTTTGGCTGAGATTTATCTAAAGTTTTAAAACTAGCAAATCTAATCTATGATGTTAGAAATGAAGGCAGTATTATCATTGAGAAGCAGTGACAGGGTGCAAGCATCTGAGCTGCCTATAATGGTTGTGCCTGACCCACATGCTAGATACAGAGGTGTAGATCTTGGGAAAATTCACTAAGCATGCAGTTACAATTTGTATACTTTCCTGTGTTATATACATAGGTCAAGCATTCCTGATCGAAAATGCTTGTCACCTGAAGTGTTTGATTCcagtttttcacattttatcacattttttagtttttctgttgAGCATCTcgaacctaaaaattaaaaatgctccaaaatcgGAAACTTTCAGAGCATGATTGGATTTCAAaggattttgtatttttgtattggAAATGTTCAATCTGtacttcaatttaaaaactttGCATTCCAGTCAAAATCCTCTGAACTTAATCTAGgcaattaaaattttctgtggcCCTTTTATGGTACTGAATCAAATATGGAGACAAAAATCCAACAACATCTGGGgctagggttggggctcagcagtagagcaatcGCCTCGCATGtacgaggctctgggttcaatcctcagcaccacataaaaataaataaataaaataaaggtattgtgtccaactacaactaaaaaaagaaatattaaaaaaaaaaagtccagcaATATCtaccacaaaaagaaacaaggcacaaggccagggttgtggctcagtggtagagtacttgcctagcatgcatgagacactgggttcaatccccagcaccacataaaaaaataaattaataataataataataaaggtattgtgtccatctacaaccacacacacacacacacacacacacacacacacacacacacacaaggcatgATAGAGATGTGCATGAAGTGATACCCATCCACAGTTGCATAATTGTAACATGTAAATTAAGAACTGGAAACAAGCTATCTGACCATCAATAAAGGGTTTATGAAATAAATGGTACTGTCATACAATGGACAGTTCCACAGCTATTTCTAAAAATGCTCTACAACTGttactcccctcccctcctcaatactggggattgaacctggagcgttatccctttttatattttattttgagacagggtctccctaaattgcccagattggcctcaaacttgcaatcactgcctcagcctccagagtaattcagattataggcatgcaccaccataacCTGgcctgtttaaaaagaaaatgttaagaatTTCAGGTTTAAGGATGAAAAAATCTCCACAATCACCAGTAGTTCAAAAACAGCAAGATATAGAACAGTTATTATAATATGTTACCTttgttttaagaagaaaaacataaggaaaaaaaaatgaagggagagAATATT from Ictidomys tridecemlineatus isolate mIctTri1 chromosome 5, mIctTri1.hap1, whole genome shotgun sequence includes:
- the Scamp5 gene encoding secretory carrier-associated membrane protein 5 isoform X1; translation: MQLGIGATRSWCLWPSLSPSSQQAPAGLLLKSQPHVSKKPCWVSPNAANHFRTKSCGQASGPTGTNMAEKVNNFPPLPKFIPLKPCFYQDFEADIPPQHLSMTKRLYYLWMLNSITLAVNLVGCLAWLIGGGGATNFGLAFLWLILFTPCSYVCWFRPIYKAFKTDSSFSFMAFFFTFTAQLVISIIQAVGIPGWGVCGWIATISYFGTNIGSAVVMLIPTIMFTVVAVFSFIALSMVHKFYRGSGGSFSKAQEEWTTGAWKNPHVQQAAQNAAMGAAQGAMNQPQTQYSATPNYTYSNEM
- the Scamp5 gene encoding secretory carrier-associated membrane protein 5 isoform X2; protein product: MAEKVNNFPPLPKFIPLKPCFYQDFEADIPPQHLSMTKRLYYLWMLNSITLAVNLVGCLAWLIGGGGATNFGLAFLWLILFTPCSYVCWFRPIYKAFKTDSSFSFMAFFFTFTAQLVISIIQAVGIPGWGVCGWIATISYFGTNIGSAVVMLIPTIMFTVVAVFSFIALSMVHKFYRGSGGSFSKAQEEWTTGAWKNPHVQQAAQNAAMGAAQGAMNQPQTQYSATPNYTYSNEM
- the Scamp5 gene encoding secretory carrier-associated membrane protein 5 isoform X3, with translation MSENRVNSITLAVNLVGCLAWLIGGGGATNFGLAFLWLILFTPCSYVCWFRPIYKAFKTDSSFSFMAFFFTFTAQLVISIIQAVGIPGWGVCGWIATISYFGTNIGSAVVMLIPTIMFTVVAVFSFIALSMVHKFYRGSGGSFSKAQEEWTTGAWKNPHVQQAAQNAAMGAAQGAMNQPQTQYSATPNYTYSNEM